The Pecten maximus chromosome 14, xPecMax1.1, whole genome shotgun sequence genome includes a region encoding these proteins:
- the LOC117342642 gene encoding uncharacterized protein LOC117342642: MGCTTKQTLRLAFHGSVLANILLVITLVGLFIVRQTLRNQDIPTTASPETRPEPLTDTAGQICIPCDLQETTDTLYEFILRPNDNSTLCCLPQDDNLQNTILELLHGQNRPIWNADGQFDLRWWRERNHAAHLYAYFNSKGVVWNTHAHKTSFVRNLKLTEDGQLMIPEFSGAGLYFVYSFFTFDFSDVADGSDLPVGNHTVYKTSSSIINGDRDLLWTAKVGGRHKSKRQTSFLCGVVNINKFDKMESEATTYVAGENVTPNHINRALCSNFFGMFKILDFGNA, from the exons ATGGGGTGCACAACAAAACAAACCTTAAGGCTAGCATTCCATGGCAGTGTTTTAGCTAACATTTTATTGGTTATCACATTAGTAGGTTTGTTTATTGTTCGCCAGACTCTTCGTAACCAAGACATTCCGACTACTGCTAGCCCAGAAACTAGACCGGAGCCATTAACAGACACAGCCGGGCAGATATGCATCCCTTGCGACTTACAGGAGACAACTGATACATTGTACGAGTTCATACTGAGACCAAACGATAACAGTACACTCTGTTGTCTACCACAGGACGATAACCTTCAGAATACTATTCTCGAG cTGCTGCACGGACAAAATAGACCTATCTGGAATGCAGACGGACAATTCG ATCTTAGATGGTGGCGAGAAAGAAATCATGCTGCCCATCTGTACGCGTACTTTAACAGTAAAG GTGTTGTCTGGAACACGCATGCTCATAAGACGTCGTTTGTACGAAATCTTAAATTGACCGAAGATGGACAACTGATGATCCCAGAATTTTCAGGAGCAGGCTTGTACTTTGTATACTCCTTCTTTACCTTCGACTTCAGTGATGTAGCCGACGGAAGTGATCTGCCAGTAGGAAATCACACTGTCTACAAGACCAGTTCTTCTATCATCAATGGCGACAGGGATCTTCTATGGACAGCAAAAGTTGGAGGAAGGCACAAGTCTAAGAGGCAAACGAGCTTCCTTTGTGGTGTTGTTAACATAAACAAATTTGACAAAATGGAATCCGAGGCAACGACATATGTCGCTGGGGAAAACGTTACTCCAAACCACATTAATCGTGCACTCTGTTCTAACTTTTTTGGAATGTTCAAAATCCTTGATTTTGGCAATGCATAA
- the LOC117342223 gene encoding uncharacterized protein LOC117342223 isoform X1, which translates to MENTDFSRCRKTAIYHSMKNVLKVSALGNIILLLILLCLKSLLPWADVALPPPTTAYRGAQTETTNVGSGAVCIACSFYGKDFRTTLYDNIITTNSNVTLCCLDNDTFIQDVILELADSPGNQYVYEGQSVHKLNWWTERNYAAHLYADYRSDDRTLTWTTTRHSTSFLRNLKLSTDDKRKLTVPDTAGAGNYFVYSMITFDFLNEAIIKHKQIITHIIHKSNNPLGNYEGRDNWLWHSTFGDEDMSTRQTSYLSGVISLSPSDTIWVEAFSFSRIERDSSAKYIDVSSLYNNFFGMFKLD; encoded by the exons ATGGAAAATACCGACTTTAGTCGCTGTAGAAAAACAGCCATCTATCATAGCATGAAAAACGTCTTAAAAGTGAGCGCTCTAGGAAATATCATACTTTTACTGATATTGTTGTGTTTGAAATCTTTGTTACCGTGGGCTGATGTAGCCTTACCACCGCCTACCACTGCCTATCGAGGCGCTCAAACAGAAACAACCAACGTTGGAAGCGGAGCAGTTTGCATAGCATGTAGTTTCTATGGCAAAGACTTTCGGACCACTCTCTATGATAATATCATCACAACAAACAGCAATGTCACCTTATGTTGTTTGGATAATGACACCTTTATACAGGATGTCATCTTAGAG TTGGCTGACTCACCGGGTAACCAATATGTCTATGAAGGAC AATCAGTTCACAAACTAAATTGGTGGACTGAACGAAATTATGCTGCACATCTTTATGCTGACTACCGTTCCGATGACAGAA CTTTAACATGGACCACCACAAGACACAGTACGTCATTCCTACGAAACCTAAAACTGTCTACTGACGACAAGAGGAAACTGACCGTCCCTGATACAGCTGGCGCAGGCAATTACTTCGTATATTCCATGATCACTTTTGATTTCCTTAACGAAGCAATCATTAAACACAAACAGATAATCACACACATCATTCATAAATCTAACAATCCACTAGGAAACTATGAAGGAAGAGATAATTGGCTTTGGCATTCGACATTCGGAGATGAGGATATGTCTACACGACAGACATCTTATCTCAGTGGTGTTATAAGTCTAAGCCCGTCGGACACCATTTGGGTAGAAGCATTCTCATTCTCCCGAATAGAACGTGATTCATCAGCAAAATATATCGATGTCTCCTCGCTATACAATAACTTTTTTGGAATGTTTAAACTAGATTAA
- the LOC117342223 gene encoding uncharacterized protein LOC117342223 isoform X2, translating to MEDVTKSKCYIRLKLAYKVSMVLNVVIVMALICLYLTRQFYDRNLQDTTLLQQSHVDTIPDTICLSCSYFGEAIQTEENVLYDNIFKTQGGHLCCFHDEHGIQDMFLKMLNEENMNESSSSSDEGVTRRMQWWRNRDFSAHLYRESTNIPGSDMTWTSKDFLGTGFIRNLTLSEKSKIQLDDGLGAGMYFIYSLITVTSNNPSRRLPEGAHIINKSNKEVLNNIPSSLAFRRFGGNNNEKNDSYTSFLCLTEYLNIGDEIETKLTIKNVSNYGNGGMFSNYFGMFKL from the exons ATGGAGGACGTTACCAAGAGTAAGTGTTATATTAGGTTAAAACTGGCATATAAGGTGTCCATGGTACTCAATGTTGTGATTGTTATGGCACTGATTTGTCTGTATCTAACACGACAATTTTATGACCGTAATCTGCAGGACACTACACTTTTACAGCAGTCACATGTAGATACAATACCCGACAcaatatgtctgtcctgttctTATTTCGGTGAAGCGATTCAGACCGAggaaaatgttttatatgacAACATATTTAAGACACAAGGAGGCCATCTGTGCTGTTTCCACGATGAACATGGAATTCAAGATATGTTTTTAAAG ATGCTGAACGAAGAAAACATGAATgaatcatcatcttcatcagatGAAG GGGTGACCCGAAGGATGCAATGGTGGCGAAACCGGGATTTCTCTGCTCATTTATACCGTGAATCTACCAATATACCTG GAAGTGATATGACGTGGACTTCTAAGGATTTTTTAGGAACTGGCTTCATCAGAAATTTAACATTGTCCGAAAAGTCAAAAATCCAATTGGACGACGGACTGGGAGCAggaatgtattttatatattctttgATCACAGTGACATCTAACAATCCCTCAAGGCGTCTCCCAGAGGGTGCTCATATTATAAACAAATCTAATAAGGAAGTGTTAAATAATATCCCATCCAGTCTGGCATTCAGACGTTTTGGTGGAAATAACAATGAGAAAAATGACTCTTACACTAGTTTTCTGTGTCTAACGGAGTATCTGAATATAGGTGACGAAATTGAAACAAAGCTAACAATAAAAAATGTGTCAAATTATGGAAACGGTGGAATGTTCTCAAATTACTTCGGAATGTTCAAACTATAA
- the LOC117341707 gene encoding uncharacterized protein LOC117341707, with translation MAVLRNIVFMSPKEKSSDACTAALSPDDSVPPHDVKRRCSHKAFCIFLVSCLIGQSYLIGYTISQINKTSGADIVSCSSSSRSIWIPYKHSGSPAKMVTDSSPFYCRILHHKLSHLIDLLVIANRSKIRIPDERQQSWAATTRPSTQLLHYRGLEDRRYYIRKVPRLHLNDKNVRILEDGSVEVQQDGVYWVYSIVTFVHTANGTIAPMDDHYIYRKRFNDQTVILSDRSQKQYLQTKSIYSLDLSGNFDLRKGDILNPVIRNFSSVYRLTAANYWGVYQVRPMAK, from the exons ATGGCGGTGTTAAGGAATATTGTCTTTATGTCACCAAAAGAGAAATCTTCAGACGCGTGTACAGCCGCACTGTCACCCGATGACTCTGTCCCTCCTCATGATGTTAAACGGCGCTGTAGTCACAAGGCATTTTGTATATTCCTGGTGTCATGTTTAATAGGACAATCTTACTTGATTGGATATACAATTAGTCAAATCAACAAAACTTCTGGTGCTGACATTGTATCATGTTCAAGTTCATCACGGTCTATATGGATACCATACAAACACAGTGGAAGTCCCGCTAAGATGGTAACAGACAGCTCGCCTTTTTACTGTCGGATCCTGCATCACAAGCTGTCCCATCTCATAGACTTa TTGGTTATTGCAAATAGATCCAAAATTCGCATTCCTGATGAACGACAGCAATCCTGGGCAGCAACTACACGGCCTTCTACTCAGCTCCTACATTACCGAGGACTCGAAG ATCGAAGATACTACATAAGAAAGGTACCCAGACTTCATCTTAATGATAAAAACGTAAGGATTTTGGAGGACGGAAGTGTGGAAGTACAACAGGATGGGGTCTATTGGGTATATAGTATAGTGACCTTTGTACATACAGCCAATGGCACTATTGCTCCGATGGACGATCATTACATATACCGGAAACGTTTTAATGATCAAACTGTCATTCTGTCAGACAGAAGCCAGAAACAATACCTGCAAACGAAGTCCATCTACTCCTTGGACCTATCTGGAAACTTTGATCTACGAAAAGGAGATATATTAAATCCTGTTATTCGGAACTTCTCCTCTGTTTACAGGCTTACAGCCGCAAACTACTGGGGAGTATACCAAGTAAGACCAATGGCAAAGTAA